The genomic stretch GGGAGCCATAATCGAGCGCACGATAGAAAAGGAATATTTCGCCGCTGGAAGCCGATAATGAAGGCCGCATATCGCTCTTTTTTCGTGGGTGCGTCTGGGGTTGTGTGGAGGTTGAGCCCGAGCGATTGCGGAGATGAGCCCCTGGGCCGGAGTCGTATCTCTTAGTGTACGTACATACATGGAGTGACATCCTTCTCAAAGCCGTGATGACGCCTACACACTATGGGTACCCAGAGATTGAGCGTAACGCGGAAGAGACAGGGTACCTTTGCAAATACAGTAGCTGAAGGATAGAGTTCCATCGACTAGGTGTTCACTCCTGTCATCACCAAACCTGCCGGCTTCAAGGCTTTTCTTGATTCTACCACTCCTCTTCATCTCTCCAGACCTCCACTTCGAATTGTGCTTCGTCTACCATATTCCAGAAGTAACTACCACTACGCTTCTCCAGCAGCGACCTCAGTTCTCGCTCGGAAAACGTTGCGCCGAACAGTATCTTCAGCTTCTTGAAAGCTGGCCACATATTCATCTTCTTCTGATCCTCAAAAAGCCCTGTCAGCCATGCCGACGACGGGAAGATTGCATCAGCGTCGAAGACGGTCAACTCCACCAAGCAAGGCGGCAAAGACTGCGCGGGAGAAAGCTCGAAATCTCCCATGAAGACAGCGTCGAAGCGCATGTTATCCAACTTGATCGATATCAGTGCTGCCTGAGGAACGATGAGCCGCTTCAGTTGTGAGAATTGCGTGAAGCGGGGTAGAGGTTTCTGGACTGCGCCCGGCAACGTCCAAAAGCCACCTGGTAGCTGTAAGAGTTGCAAGCTATTGTGAAGATGCTCAAGGTTGTCGACGAGGTATTGGTAATCCGTCACTTCGGTGCGGGCATCGTATATCGCGCGATCTAGTAACCGTCAGCAACAAGCCTTGAAGTTCGGGTGGCTAAAGTAGTACCCCAAGTTTGCTCATCCACAGCGACATCGTTTGTGAACGACGACGTAGAGTCGGGGTAATATTGGATATTTGCTTGATAGGCGGGGAATGCCCGCACACTTCTATATGGGTTCTTGGATGCTGAGGACTCCGCGTAGTAGGTAAGGCTTTCCAAGTCGCTGAAGGCATGTATGATGTTATTCATATATGCTCGGGACGTGGTATTCCATATGCCCACTGTCTTAACTTCGAAATCGAGACGTATATGCTGTATATTATGGGAAAGCCTATACGGTATTCCGACACCTCGGAACATTTCAGATTCATCGAGGATTTCGATAGCTCCACGGCCTTGTATCTTGAGGCTTAGATCCAGCGTTTGTAGTCTTGGGCATTCGAGAAGACCATCAGGGACTATCATCATAGATCTTTCGACTTTCAGATATGAGAGCGCATGTCCACTCTTCATTCCCGTTCTTGACCAATGTGTTGGGCCCGTTAAGTATGGGTCTGAAATGCACAATGTCTCGAGGTGTGGTAGTAGTGACAGAAGAAC from Pyrenophora tritici-repentis strain M4 chromosome 1, whole genome shotgun sequence encodes the following:
- a CDS encoding F-box domain containing protein, which encodes MNHLPNEILLLIFSYVDFHREARILGYIPDDPPPTPVDQYLIEDFRKCSVRNLALTCKRFAHFAQEVLLYAPVLDATFPHTLAEFESCGIVSFVRKLRQNPELSRYIKQLRICWSERTDGEPHNPDNDAAMSVSPAVLSDLESQMSRLETRLNFPRPSQRVGFVTPFGNLVERSVPVLLSLLPHLETLCISDPYLTGPTHWSRTGMKSGHALSYLKVERSMMIVPDGLLECPRLQTLDLSLKIQGRGAIEILDESEMFRGVGIPYRLSHNIQHIRLDFEVKTVGIWNTTSRAYMNNIIHAFSDLESLTYYAESSASKNPYRSVRAFPAYQANIQYYPDSTSSFTNDVAVDEQTWDRAIYDARTEVTDYQYLVDNLEHLHNSLQLLQLPGGFWTLPGAVQKPLPRFTQFSQLKRLIVPQAALISIKLDNMRFDAVFMGDFELSPAQSLPPCLVELTVFDADAIFPSSAWLTGLFEDQKKMNMWPAFKKLKILFGATFSERELRSLLEKRSGSYFWNMVDEAQFEVEVWRDEEEW